One region of Endozoicomonas sp. Mp262 genomic DNA includes:
- a CDS encoding transporter substrate-binding domain-containing protein, whose amino-acid sequence MLYALKCDFYFLSRKVPCALRLFILFLLVVLPASVLAKAADVDLSPGLPSISDKNVITQPFKIGYYHDDAPWMYTNDAGKPDGMVLDLWKEWSAKSGIPITFLAVSKNKALSRLERSDIDAIALIGPEAQDDSFPMTEAVLLEGKPVLFVEKLHARGSLDEVFKVARVGFLRSEGLERSLRQRYPHARLVPFRSHRALIDAASEQEIDAVIGGEYALRYHLNSRGIINDYKALETDFDSIKISAGIARSRVDIKEKVESGMASLSPGVASAIVKKWLGFDPGNQESLVIALNASLAPLSFINALGKPAGLIVDIWKLWSEKTGKPIRFRASSLPESLLALREGKVDVHAALSPSSGRHQWLQVSNPYYGSSYRIYYRAGLRSDDPGTNLDNRLLGIVASSSHVDFVKRWLPGAKIQVRDNIQGLIQSLFKGEIDAFIAEPVVVQSALNRLDLVGEVVCSKYFNLNEAVSAGVLAERGPQLLPLINEGFSAISLDEFRKLEERWIVNSNNRYFHKSGINIPLTDEERRWIARNPVISMILEKDAPPFSFLDDQGELQGIAIDYLKLIEERLGITFQISMDYNWPEGLSMAYRHEVDGIGLIHKTDERARYLDFTRPLLKVPTVIIVRNSDKSIRSTRNLGGKNVGYVPGYTIYDQFRKKYPAIRFKQVASIASGLNRVSSGNLDAMIVNLASASHEIDRLKITNLQIIGEAGFDYEFRLGNRNDKPVLAAILEKAVESISPEDKEEIESSWISIHPGSWKPNKELFIGLLLVLVTLILIIYWNRRLTLEIAEREKVEEELKSRSELDRLLSPDIS is encoded by the coding sequence ATGCTGTACGCCTTAAAATGTGATTTTTATTTCCTTTCCCGTAAAGTGCCCTGTGCTTTAAGGCTCTTCATACTCTTTTTGCTGGTAGTGCTTCCTGCCAGCGTTCTTGCCAAGGCAGCTGACGTAGATTTATCCCCTGGCTTACCATCGATCTCTGATAAAAATGTGATAACCCAGCCCTTTAAAATTGGTTATTATCACGATGATGCTCCCTGGATGTATACCAATGATGCGGGCAAGCCTGACGGGATGGTTCTTGATCTTTGGAAGGAATGGTCAGCAAAGTCCGGGATTCCCATTACCTTTTTGGCGGTGTCAAAGAATAAGGCGCTCAGTAGGTTGGAACGGTCTGATATTGATGCTATCGCTCTGATTGGTCCTGAAGCCCAGGATGATTCATTCCCTATGACAGAGGCAGTCCTTCTTGAGGGAAAGCCGGTTTTATTTGTAGAAAAATTACATGCCAGGGGTTCTCTGGATGAAGTCTTTAAAGTAGCCAGGGTTGGCTTTCTTCGTTCAGAAGGTCTGGAAAGATCATTAAGGCAGCGATACCCCCATGCTCGCCTGGTACCCTTTCGCTCTCACAGGGCACTTATTGATGCCGCTTCAGAACAGGAGATTGATGCGGTTATTGGTGGGGAATATGCTCTCCGCTATCATTTAAATAGCAGGGGGATTATTAACGATTATAAAGCTCTGGAAACAGATTTTGACAGTATCAAAATATCGGCTGGCATTGCCCGTAGCCGGGTTGATATAAAAGAGAAAGTAGAGTCAGGTATGGCCAGTCTTAGCCCTGGGGTTGCTTCGGCTATTGTTAAAAAATGGCTTGGCTTCGATCCCGGGAATCAAGAAAGCCTGGTGATTGCCCTGAATGCTTCCCTTGCCCCGCTTTCATTTATTAACGCCCTTGGTAAGCCAGCTGGCCTGATTGTTGATATCTGGAAATTATGGTCAGAAAAAACAGGTAAGCCCATCCGCTTCCGTGCCAGTAGTTTGCCAGAGTCTCTTTTGGCTCTTCGGGAGGGGAAGGTGGATGTTCATGCTGCGCTGTCTCCTTCTTCCGGGCGCCATCAATGGTTACAGGTTTCTAACCCATATTATGGCTCAAGCTATCGAATCTATTATCGAGCCGGTTTGCGTTCCGATGATCCGGGAACAAATCTTGATAATCGGCTTTTGGGGATTGTGGCAAGTTCCAGTCATGTTGACTTTGTAAAACGCTGGTTACCAGGCGCAAAGATTCAGGTGAGGGATAATATCCAGGGGCTGATACAGTCGCTCTTTAAAGGCGAAATTGATGCCTTTATTGCTGAGCCTGTGGTGGTGCAATCGGCATTAAACCGCCTGGATCTGGTGGGTGAAGTGGTTTGTAGTAAGTACTTTAACCTTAATGAGGCTGTCAGTGCCGGGGTGCTTGCTGAACGGGGACCTCAGCTGTTGCCCTTGATCAATGAAGGGTTTAGTGCCATATCTCTGGATGAGTTCAGAAAACTGGAAGAGCGCTGGATTGTTAATAGTAATAACCGTTATTTCCATAAGTCAGGTATTAACATCCCCCTAACGGATGAAGAGCGTCGCTGGATAGCAAGAAACCCTGTTATCAGCATGATTTTGGAAAAAGATGCCCCTCCTTTTTCTTTTCTGGATGATCAGGGGGAACTCCAGGGGATTGCCATCGATTATCTCAAATTGATCGAAGAGCGTTTGGGTATCACCTTTCAGATTAGTATGGATTATAACTGGCCTGAAGGGTTGAGCATGGCCTATCGCCATGAGGTGGATGGCATTGGCTTGATACACAAAACCGATGAGCGAGCCAGGTATCTGGACTTTACTCGCCCTTTACTGAAAGTCCCAACCGTTATTATTGTTAGAAACTCGGACAAAAGTATTCGTTCAACCAGAAACCTGGGTGGCAAGAATGTGGGCTATGTGCCTGGCTATACCATCTATGACCAGTTCAGGAAAAAGTACCCTGCCATACGGTTTAAACAGGTAGCCTCCATTGCCAGCGGGCTAAACCGGGTTTCCAGTGGAAATCTGGATGCCATGATTGTCAATCTGGCATCAGCCAGCCATGAAATAGACCGCCTTAAAATAACCAATCTACAGATTATTGGCGAGGCGGGGTTTGATTATGAGTTTCGTTTAGGCAACCGAAATGACAAACCGGTATTAGCCGCCATTCTCGAAAAAGCGGTAGAGAGTATTTCTCCTGAAGATAAGGAAGAAATTGAAAGTAGCTGGATCTCTATCCATCCCGGTAGCTGGAAACCGAATAAAGAACTATTCATCGGATTGTTACTGGTTCTTGTTACCCTGATTCTGATTATTTACTGGAACCGCAGGCTAACCCTGGAAATTGCTGAAAGGGAGAAAGTAGAGGAAGAGCTAAAGTCACGTTCCGAGCTGGATCGTTTGCTTAGCCCGGATATTTCATAA
- a CDS encoding IS1380 family transposase, whose amino-acid sequence MTQSTQEQLRFHPSNGKTVRADFNGGALSSDFGALLLRETLLHSGLISRLSQSIDDKRHPAYIDHSLQDLLVQRILQMACGYEDANDSNRLRKDPMLKLAVGKNPLDEDNHMASSPTYTRLGQSMRRKDIYRMAEAFVHHFIASYDVPPMAIVIDLDHTPAITHGGQQMNLFNAKYQDYCYLPLLVFEGLSGKLITAILRPGKTPTGKENAAILKRIITLIRKRWPKTHLLVRGDSHFAQPELMHIVQANKHSDYVLGKGAGHKTALRPKAKELLGEARQALKTKTALAKLNDMPEPERLRLYGEADYQAKSWKGLDTRIIYKAEVNQKGDNPRFIVTSIKEASSEVIYEDLYCPRGQDENFIKHLKSDLSGDRLSDQRFLANHLRLFYACAAYVLHYELRIKALKGTELEKAQPSTVITKLCKVAVKVVEYKDRIKLHLPRCCPFKKLLQHVTEVFYLMPLPRPG is encoded by the coding sequence ATGACTCAATCTACACAAGAACAGCTTCGTTTTCACCCCTCAAATGGCAAAACTGTCCGTGCCGACTTCAATGGCGGGGCGTTATCTTCAGATTTTGGTGCGCTTTTGTTACGGGAAACCCTGCTGCATAGCGGACTTATTTCCAGGCTGAGCCAGAGCATTGATGACAAGCGCCACCCAGCCTACATTGACCACTCCCTGCAAGACCTTCTGGTTCAGCGAATCTTGCAAATGGCTTGTGGTTATGAGGATGCTAACGACAGCAACCGCCTGCGCAAAGACCCAATGCTCAAGCTGGCTGTCGGAAAAAATCCTTTGGATGAGGATAACCATATGGCGTCTTCCCCCACCTACACACGACTGGGGCAGTCCATGCGGCGCAAGGATATTTATCGGATGGCCGAGGCGTTTGTTCACCATTTTATCGCCAGTTACGACGTGCCGCCCATGGCTATTGTGATTGATCTTGATCACACGCCCGCCATTACTCATGGTGGTCAGCAAATGAATCTGTTTAACGCAAAATATCAGGATTATTGTTACCTGCCTTTACTGGTTTTTGAAGGGCTCAGTGGCAAGCTGATCACGGCTATCCTGCGTCCGGGCAAGACCCCGACAGGCAAGGAAAACGCTGCTATTCTCAAGCGCATCATCACGCTCATCCGTAAACGGTGGCCGAAAACCCATTTGCTGGTACGTGGTGACAGTCATTTTGCCCAACCTGAATTAATGCATATTGTTCAGGCTAACAAGCATTCTGATTATGTGCTGGGCAAGGGTGCTGGTCATAAAACAGCCTTACGCCCCAAAGCCAAAGAGCTGCTGGGTGAGGCTCGTCAGGCTCTCAAGACCAAAACGGCGCTGGCAAAGTTGAACGATATGCCAGAGCCTGAGCGACTCAGGCTGTACGGAGAGGCCGACTATCAGGCTAAAAGCTGGAAGGGGCTGGATACCCGGATAATCTATAAGGCCGAGGTTAACCAGAAAGGCGACAATCCCCGCTTTATTGTCACATCGATCAAAGAGGCTTCCTCTGAGGTGATTTATGAAGATTTGTACTGCCCAAGGGGGCAGGATGAGAATTTCATTAAGCACCTGAAAAGCGACCTGTCCGGTGACAGGTTGTCGGATCAACGCTTTCTGGCAAATCACCTGAGGCTATTTTATGCCTGTGCGGCTTACGTCTTGCACTACGAGTTAAGAATCAAGGCTCTGAAAGGAACAGAGCTGGAGAAAGCCCAGCCATCAACGGTGATAACAAAGCTCTGCAAAGTAGCGGTCAAAGTGGTTGAGTACAAAGACCGAATCAAACTACACCTACCCCGCTGCTGCCCGTTCAAGAAGCTTTTACAGCATGTAACGGAGGTCTTTTATCTAATGCCGCTGCCTCGGCCCGGATAG
- a CDS encoding response regulator, which yields MQAETAFIVSWDNPPTIEAFWSVLPDMGPDTLLPILEHDIKKMGKGIQRGCIITQENLREAGNAKGVAAMQGVGIDNAIYTPMILFGDTAGGIGLLNRPNAREILDDEIDLLRRVGELLAVARARQKSDDALRQSEERYQLAMDAASDGLWDWDVAGDKIYFSPRYQTILGFQPGELLNTPSAWRRMIHPQDKSKTVAFYEEMFASCDAAFQSVFRARRKDGSYATVRTKGKVVFRGENGEPLRALGTLVDITEQRERERELSMSRFSLDSAADYIHWFRKDGSHKYANESACKALGYSLGELMKKTIMDINPAVTVTSWARLWDQLTRQRDMTYETLRMTADGRVFPVEVTANYMEYEGEGYLFASGRNITDRKQAEDALHKAKEAADQANQAKSNFLANMSHEIRTPMNAIIGLSHLVQKTELSNRQLDYINKIQSSAHALLGIINDILDFSRIEAGKLNMESIEFDLGEVFDNLYSLSSIKAEEKGIYLVYDIASDVPRHLKGDPLRLGQVLINLTHNALKFTHEGEVSIQVRLLSKDKGGHAATLEFKVSDTGIGISHEHQSRLFDSFSQVDGSTTRKFGGTGLGLAISRSLVNMMGGDIAVNSQLNKGSEFRFTVNLGIARQLSITRKALKGVNALVVDDNPEAREFLISQLKDFGCHALEAENSSQALHLLKKWNAPEQENKPISVALLDWRMPDTDGIELAKKIKNMPLKQEPALIMVSAYGREEVIARASGKVDAFLIKPVTSSILIETILRTLNSQSEQTRNTQSTGATRNKMYSGKLLLVEDNEINRQVARELLEALGIRTELAVNGREAVERVQQEDFSLVFMDIQMPEMDGYQATRLIRNKLGKKTLPIIAMTAHAMTGDRERCLEAGMNDHLAKPLDPNKLREVVERWLGNIALTHDKGQLAETTDAVTNNKDLPGVNQVDGLGRVRNKSELYNRLLVSFYHDHQDDVNKLQKALAEGSWQSARFIAHTIKGTAGNLGADRLYEAAARVENAVRTHFTLPDEAMISEFVRAFDEVMEGLHSLAENDSENIFGEGLVEIGKVNFLLDSVRRRLQEGDAGVVDSIPDLLKGLGDKVDRTQLKAFYKTVKSYDFEEAVAQLNEIQKCMG from the coding sequence ATGCAGGCTGAGACTGCATTTATTGTGTCATGGGATAATCCGCCGACAATAGAGGCATTCTGGAGTGTGCTGCCTGATATGGGACCGGATACCCTGCTGCCTATTCTTGAGCATGATATCAAGAAAATGGGTAAGGGGATCCAGCGTGGCTGTATCATTACCCAGGAAAACCTCAGGGAAGCGGGTAATGCCAAAGGTGTTGCAGCAATGCAAGGTGTTGGTATCGATAATGCCATCTATACCCCGATGATTCTATTTGGCGATACCGCTGGGGGAATAGGGTTACTTAACCGGCCCAATGCCCGGGAGATTCTGGATGATGAAATTGATCTCTTGAGACGGGTGGGGGAATTGTTGGCTGTGGCCAGGGCAAGGCAAAAGTCAGATGATGCTTTGCGTCAAAGTGAAGAGCGCTATCAGCTGGCTATGGATGCTGCATCCGATGGGCTTTGGGACTGGGATGTGGCAGGGGATAAAATTTATTTCAGTCCTCGATACCAGACAATACTCGGATTCCAGCCAGGGGAATTATTGAATACCCCCAGTGCCTGGCGACGAATGATTCATCCTCAGGACAAAAGCAAAACTGTGGCATTTTATGAGGAGATGTTTGCCTCCTGTGACGCCGCATTCCAGTCTGTTTTCCGGGCCCGGAGAAAGGATGGCAGCTATGCTACGGTCCGAACCAAAGGAAAGGTGGTTTTTCGGGGAGAAAATGGTGAGCCCCTGAGGGCTCTTGGCACGTTGGTAGATATTACGGAGCAGCGGGAGAGGGAAAGAGAGCTTTCAATGTCCCGCTTTTCACTGGATAGTGCGGCAGATTATATTCACTGGTTCCGGAAAGATGGCAGTCATAAGTATGCTAACGAATCGGCTTGTAAGGCTCTTGGCTATTCCCTGGGCGAGCTGATGAAAAAAACCATTATGGATATTAATCCGGCGGTTACAGTAACATCCTGGGCTCGCCTCTGGGATCAGCTGACCCGGCAAAGGGATATGACCTATGAAACCCTGAGAATGACAGCGGATGGTCGAGTGTTTCCGGTGGAAGTTACCGCCAACTATATGGAGTATGAAGGGGAGGGCTACCTGTTTGCCAGTGGCAGGAATATAACAGATAGAAAACAGGCTGAGGATGCCCTCCATAAGGCCAAGGAAGCTGCTGACCAGGCTAACCAGGCGAAGAGTAACTTTCTCGCTAACATGAGCCATGAGATCCGTACGCCAATGAATGCCATTATTGGTTTAAGCCATCTTGTCCAGAAAACGGAGTTGAGCAACAGGCAGCTGGATTACATTAACAAAATTCAGTCTTCTGCCCATGCCTTACTGGGGATTATTAATGATATCCTCGACTTTTCCAGAATTGAGGCAGGTAAACTCAATATGGAGTCCATTGAATTTGACCTCGGTGAAGTTTTCGATAATCTGTACAGCCTGAGCAGTATCAAGGCTGAAGAAAAAGGTATTTACCTGGTTTATGATATCGCCTCAGATGTACCACGACACCTGAAAGGGGATCCCTTAAGGCTGGGGCAGGTGCTGATTAATCTGACCCATAACGCGCTTAAATTCACCCACGAAGGGGAGGTGAGCATTCAGGTGCGCCTGCTGAGTAAGGACAAGGGTGGGCATGCCGCCACACTGGAATTTAAAGTCTCTGACACAGGCATTGGTATTAGCCACGAACATCAGTCTAGATTATTTGATTCGTTTTCCCAGGTTGATGGCTCAACAACGCGGAAATTTGGTGGAACAGGTCTGGGATTAGCCATTAGCCGTAGCCTGGTCAATATGATGGGTGGAGATATTGCGGTTAATTCGCAGCTGAACAAGGGAAGTGAGTTCCGGTTTACCGTTAATTTAGGGATTGCAAGGCAGCTTTCTATCACCCGGAAGGCGCTTAAAGGGGTGAATGCACTGGTTGTTGATGATAACCCGGAGGCTCGGGAGTTTTTAATCAGTCAGCTAAAAGACTTCGGTTGCCATGCCCTCGAAGCAGAGAATAGTAGTCAGGCGTTGCATCTTCTAAAGAAATGGAATGCACCGGAACAGGAAAATAAACCGATTTCAGTGGCCTTGCTGGATTGGCGGATGCCGGATACGGACGGTATTGAACTGGCTAAAAAAATCAAGAACATGCCGTTAAAGCAGGAGCCAGCTCTGATTATGGTGTCTGCCTATGGAAGGGAGGAGGTTATTGCCCGGGCCTCCGGCAAGGTGGATGCTTTCCTGATTAAGCCGGTCACCAGTTCCATTTTGATAGAGACTATCCTTCGGACACTGAATAGTCAAAGCGAGCAAACCAGGAATACACAGTCAACAGGGGCTACCAGGAATAAGATGTATTCAGGGAAGTTGCTGTTGGTTGAGGATAATGAAATTAACCGGCAGGTGGCTAGAGAACTGCTGGAGGCCTTGGGAATCCGTACTGAGCTGGCTGTGAATGGTCGGGAAGCGGTGGAAAGGGTTCAGCAGGAAGACTTTAGCCTGGTCTTTATGGATATACAAATGCCTGAGATGGATGGTTATCAGGCTACCCGGTTGATTAGAAATAAGTTGGGTAAAAAGACACTGCCAATTATAGCCATGACAGCTCATGCAATGACGGGAGATCGAGAGCGTTGTCTGGAGGCAGGGATGAATGATCATCTTGCCAAGCCCCTTGATCCCAACAAGCTCCGGGAAGTGGTGGAGCGATGGCTTGGTAATATAGCGTTAACCCACGATAAAGGTCAGCTGGCTGAAACAACTGATGCTGTTACAAATAATAAGGATCTTCCCGGGGTTAATCAGGTTGATGGACTGGGCCGGGTGAGAAACAAGAGTGAGTTATATAACCGGTTATTGGTGAGCTTTTATCATGATCATCAGGATGATGTAAATAAACTGCAGAAAGCCCTGGCTGAAGGCAGCTGGCAGTCAGCGCGGTTTATTGCCCATACCATTAAAGGTACAGCAGGCAACCTGGGAGCAGACAGGCTCTATGAAGCGGCTGCCAGAGTGGAAAATGCGGTAAGAACTCATTTCACCTTGCCTGATGAGGCCATGATCAGTGAGTTTGTTCGGGCTTTTGATGAAGTCATGGAAGGGCTGCATAGTCTGGCAGAAAATGATAGTGAAAATATTTTTGGTGAGGGATTGGTTGAAATCGGTAAAGTCAACTTCTTGCTTGATTCTGTGCGCAGGCGATTACAGGAGGGTGATGCCGGGGTGGTGGATTCTATCCCGGATCTTCTTAAGGGCCTGGGAGATAAAGTTGACAGGACTCAGCTTAAGGCGTTTTATAAAACGGTTAAATCCTATGATTTTGAGGAAGCTGTTGCTCAATTGAATGAAATTCAGAAGTGTATGGGTTGA
- a CDS encoding succinate dehydrogenase assembly factor 2: MGFSEDDVKRLQWRSRRGMLELDFLLEPFTREAFCSLSEDEQVVYSRLLECEDPDLFSWFMSDQKPADPELAKMVQKVLQRGRYGEGAA; encoded by the coding sequence ATGGGGTTTTCTGAGGATGATGTCAAGCGGCTGCAGTGGCGTAGCAGACGAGGTATGTTGGAGCTGGACTTTTTACTTGAGCCATTTACCCGGGAAGCATTTTGCTCATTGTCGGAGGATGAACAGGTGGTTTATTCCCGCCTTTTAGAGTGTGAAGACCCTGATTTATTCAGTTGGTTCATGAGTGACCAGAAGCCTGCCGATCCCGAACTGGCTAAAATGGTTCAGAAAGTCTTGCAGCGTGGTCGCTATGGCGAAGGAGCTGCTTGA
- the nadB gene encoding L-aspartate oxidase produces the protein MQKSYLYDVVIIGSGAAGLTLALHLPSRYRIALLSKDSLSAGSTYGAQGGVAAVLNEIEDSFEQHTEDTLIAGAGLCKKQAVDYIVKNGQESIHWLIDQGVPFTANKQATSSEKEYHLTKEGGHSARRIIHAADATGKAISDTLVQSVRKQHNIDIYEHHIAIDLITSGKFGVSNNSCLGAYALDCKTGNIHNFLSGDTILASGGASKAYLYTSNTDGATGDGIAMAWRAGCRVANMEFNQFHPTCLYHPNAKSFLISEAVRGEGGRLLLPNGQRFMPSFDQRAELAPRDIVARAIDHEMKRLGADCLFLDISHKPDSFIKSHFPTIFERCLSFGIDISREPIPIVPAAHYTCGGIVTQCNGATDLNNLFAVGECAFTGLHGANRLASNSLLECLVMAQSAAKTIERQPGSLSQAPSIPQWDESRVTDSDEDVVISHNWDELRRFMWNYVGIVRTDKRLQRALNRITLLQAEIHEFYSNYKVSSDLIELRNLAKVSELIIRCAMSRKESRGLHYSLDYPYCNKQAEDSILVPEPIKRFSDG, from the coding sequence ATGCAAAAATCCTACCTATATGATGTTGTTATCATCGGCAGTGGAGCCGCAGGCCTGACCCTGGCACTTCATCTACCCTCCCGCTACCGCATTGCACTGCTCAGCAAAGACTCCCTTTCAGCGGGTTCCACTTATGGGGCCCAGGGAGGAGTGGCCGCTGTTCTCAATGAGATTGAAGACAGTTTTGAACAGCATACAGAAGATACTCTCATTGCAGGAGCCGGGTTATGCAAAAAGCAGGCAGTTGACTATATCGTAAAAAATGGCCAGGAAAGCATTCACTGGCTGATTGATCAAGGCGTACCATTTACAGCCAATAAGCAGGCCACCTCATCCGAAAAGGAATACCACCTGACCAAAGAAGGGGGACACAGTGCCAGACGCATCATTCATGCAGCCGATGCAACGGGTAAAGCCATTTCTGACACACTGGTTCAAAGCGTCCGAAAACAGCATAACATTGATATTTATGAGCACCATATAGCCATTGATTTAATCACTTCCGGAAAATTTGGCGTCAGCAATAACAGCTGCCTGGGAGCCTATGCCCTTGACTGCAAGACAGGCAATATTCACAACTTCTTGTCTGGTGACACTATTTTGGCCTCGGGAGGTGCCAGTAAGGCTTATCTCTATACCAGCAATACCGATGGTGCTACCGGTGATGGTATTGCCATGGCATGGCGTGCTGGTTGCAGAGTAGCTAATATGGAATTCAACCAGTTTCACCCCACCTGTCTCTATCATCCAAATGCCAAGTCCTTTCTTATCTCAGAGGCTGTTCGGGGAGAGGGAGGACGGTTACTTCTGCCAAACGGTCAACGTTTCATGCCCTCATTTGATCAACGGGCAGAGTTGGCTCCCAGAGATATTGTTGCCCGCGCCATCGACCACGAAATGAAGCGATTAGGTGCAGACTGCCTGTTCCTGGATATCAGCCATAAGCCTGACAGTTTTATCAAGTCACATTTCCCCACCATCTTTGAGCGCTGCCTGAGTTTTGGCATTGATATCAGCCGGGAACCTATTCCTATTGTTCCCGCTGCCCACTACACCTGCGGTGGCATTGTTACACAATGTAACGGGGCAACTGACCTCAACAACCTATTTGCCGTAGGCGAGTGTGCCTTTACGGGTTTGCATGGTGCAAACAGACTGGCCAGCAACTCATTGCTGGAGTGTCTTGTTATGGCCCAAAGCGCTGCAAAAACCATAGAGCGGCAGCCCGGTTCGCTGAGCCAGGCACCATCCATTCCCCAATGGGATGAAAGCCGGGTGACTGATTCCGATGAAGATGTTGTTATATCCCATAACTGGGATGAGCTACGTCGCTTCATGTGGAACTATGTTGGCATCGTCAGAACCGACAAGCGACTCCAGCGAGCCCTAAACAGAATAACCCTGTTACAGGCTGAAATTCATGAATTTTATAGCAACTATAAGGTCAGCAGTGACTTAATTGAACTCAGAAATCTCGCTAAAGTTTCAGAACTCATTATACGGTGCGCGATGTCGCGTAAGGAATCGAGGGGGTTACACTACTCTCTGGATTATCCCTACTGCAATAAACAAGCTGAGGACTCAATCCTTGTACCCGAACCCATCAAAAGATTCAGTGACGGTTGA
- the rpoE gene encoding RNA polymerase sigma factor RpoE: MIDPNQADQQLIERVQKGDKRAFDMLVVKYQHRILGLIGSYVHDFQEVQDVAQEAFIKAYRALDKFRGDSSFYTWLYRIAVNTAKNHLVSKGRKPPESDIDVHDSDFLESASSLRVVDSPEHNLYRDEIEQVIHGAIRKLPDELRTAVMLREFDGLSYDEIAEVMECPVGTVRSRIFRAREAIDREVEPLLRRDK; this comes from the coding sequence ATGATAGATCCCAATCAAGCCGATCAACAGCTGATTGAGCGTGTTCAAAAGGGTGACAAGCGTGCATTTGATATGCTGGTGGTCAAGTATCAGCATCGTATTCTTGGACTCATTGGCAGTTATGTCCATGATTTTCAGGAGGTGCAAGATGTTGCGCAGGAAGCATTTATCAAGGCTTATCGGGCTCTCGATAAGTTCAGGGGAGACAGTTCTTTTTATACCTGGCTATATCGTATCGCTGTTAATACCGCCAAGAATCACCTTGTTTCCAAAGGACGTAAGCCGCCGGAATCAGATATCGATGTACATGACTCTGATTTTCTGGAGTCAGCATCCTCGCTGCGGGTGGTTGATAGCCCGGAGCACAATCTGTACCGTGACGAAATTGAACAGGTGATTCATGGCGCTATCAGGAAGTTACCCGATGAGCTGCGAACGGCAGTGATGCTCAGGGAGTTTGATGGCCTGAGTTATGATGAAATAGCCGAGGTGATGGAGTGTCCGGTGGGAACCGTGCGTTCAAGGATTTTCCGGGCAAGAGAAGCGATAGATCGGGAAGTGGAACCTCTATTGCGTCGGGATAAATAG
- a CDS encoding sigma-E factor negative regulatory protein encodes MSDKNSESHARERLNEALSASMDGQASELELHRVLDTFADDGQLRNKARRYQLIGDSVRRDVNEFASIDLSKGVMASLEQEESLSSFDSGSQRTKPAWFAGIIDNWAGAFGRVAVAASVVFAVVLGVHNQNTEQDVAMVADSSSPATLNQPVQISTNDYGASGILAGYSSKQHDSISPEQLAYAQSIADRATRERFRAYALQHAELSVMSTGQGVLPFARLTSFDVQ; translated from the coding sequence ATGAGTGACAAGAACTCAGAAAGTCATGCCAGGGAAAGACTGAACGAAGCATTGTCTGCATCAATGGATGGCCAGGCCAGTGAACTGGAACTCCACAGGGTTCTGGATACCTTTGCTGATGACGGGCAACTGCGGAATAAGGCCCGGCGCTATCAACTGATTGGCGATTCGGTTCGCAGGGATGTTAATGAATTTGCCAGTATTGATTTGTCCAAGGGGGTCATGGCCTCCCTTGAGCAAGAAGAGTCACTGTCATCTTTTGACTCCGGGTCACAACGGACAAAACCGGCATGGTTTGCAGGCATTATTGATAACTGGGCTGGTGCATTTGGCAGGGTGGCAGTAGCGGCATCGGTTGTCTTTGCAGTTGTGCTGGGGGTTCATAACCAAAACACAGAGCAGGATGTGGCTATGGTAGCAGACTCATCTTCCCCGGCAACCCTCAATCAGCCAGTACAAATCAGTACCAATGATTATGGTGCCTCTGGCATTCTTGCCGGATATAGCTCAAAACAGCATGACAGTATCTCACCTGAACAGTTGGCTTATGCCCAGAGTATTGCTGACCGGGCCACCCGTGAGCGTTTCAGGGCTTATGCGCTTCAGCATGCTGAACTTTCAGTGATGAGTACGGGTCAGGGGGTATTACCTTTTGCAAGATTAACGAGTTTTGATGTGCAATGA